gagtgtgtgtgtggtggggcggGGGGCTTAGGTGGTGGAAGGCAATCACTGGTAGTAAGGGGAGGCCTGACCCTGATGAGAGACCCTTAGGAATAATGGGAGCCTGGACACGGACGGACACCCTATCAAGGACAGAGGCCCTGTCAATACGGAAACAGCCGGCGTGGAGAGGGGCTCCCAGCCCGAATGGCGGCAGCGGCGGCAGAATCAGGAGGGCAGGACGATGGCTTTGGTTTAAATCTTTAATGCACCAGCTGGCTGGGCAGTGGCAGCGGGGGTGCGGCGGGGGAGGCTGCGACCGGAGCGCTGGGGAGCAGTGCCCAGTCCACTTGACAGACAGCTCATTAGGCCCCGCAGAGGCTCCAGCTTCTGCTCCCGAGGGTGCGCTGAGCTGTGGGGCGACCCGACACAGGCATGAGGCGGGGCGGGGGCTCCCGGCTTCCCCGCGATCGGTTCTCCCGGACTGAGCCTCGTCCATGCCCCGGGCGGGTCCGCGGTATCGCAGCCCCCTCACCTCCGCTCCCTTCGCCACATGCGCAGCCAGGGGAAAAAGTAGAAACAGCCCCAGTAGATCCTGCAAAGAGAAGGCAgagccgggcggggcggggcggggctgacCCCACCGACTCCGCCCCTTGGACGCCTCGCCCCTCTCGTGGAAGGCTCCGCCCCGTCTTTTAGAGGCGGTTCCTCCAGCCCACGCCCCCTAAGAGGCCCCACCCCTCCCGCTTCTCCCGCCCCAGAAACCTCgcgccctccccgcccctcccccaccaccccggAGCGGCTAGGTTCCTCCTCCGCAGAACCCCGCCTCCACTCACTCCTCCTCAGCCTCCAGCGCCACCTCGTATCTCCTCAATCCCGACATGTCCTGGGTTCCGAACGTCTCCTGGGGAGCGGCATGATTGGATCAAGGATTCCCCAATCCCGGATCCCCTTCTCTGTCATTCTCTGGACCAGTCTGACTTGTTCTCGGGTAATATGAGACAGGTGCCCCCGGGAAGACTCAGTTGCCACATCGGGACAGGGTAGGATTGAAGATTTGGGAGGCACTAGACGTTAAGGGATTGGGAGGTCGGGCACCTCGGGGGCATGGGGCATTTAGGGGGTTAGAGCCAAAGGCCTTCGAGGTCATGGGGCTGGGATATTTGGGGCCCCGGGTGAGGATTTTCGGGGATTGGGGTCACCTGGAGGGGGGCTGAGGGGTCGACGCAGCCTAAACGCCCACCCTCCCTGGCTCCACCCCGGAAACAGGCCGGTACGTTACGTCACAAGGACACCGTCACGCACTAGGGGTGGGGCTTGCCTATTACCCGGAAGGGGCGGAGCCAGGGCATTTCTTCAGAGGAGGCATAGTCCAGAAGGTGGAGCCAGAGCCTATCAATAAAGGGGTGGAGTCAGGGCTTATTTCTAAGAGGCAGGGCACGGACCCTCTTTTATAAGGGCGGAGTCAGATTTCGGAGCTCCACCTTGGGAAGACGGAGACCTCAGTACCAGGCAGCAAGAAAAGAGCTTTGGGACGCTTCCAGTACTCTTTTgccatcccctctcctctctgtcttcttGGCTTCTGCTCTGACAATTGCCTTTCTTGTTTGCCCCATTCTATTTTTATGATTCTGGGCAGAGGAGGAATAGGGCTCCAGAGAGGGCCCAGTCTAGACAGGCCAGGCTATGGGAATACTTGTTGGCTGAGTggccttggccaagtcacttcaTAGTTAGAGGGTCACAGCCCTTCCTCTCTGAGCTGAGACCTCCTTTCTTGCGATTTTTGTTCCTGCAGTCactaatcaacaaatatttatcgagtgaCTACTATGTGCTGGGTGATGTGCTTGGGCATGAGGATACAGCAGAGAAGACAGGCACAGAttctgccctcagagagcttgTCATCTAGGTTGGAGGGGTGAGGGCAATCAAAAGAGACAATAAGATCACTACAATAGACGAAACTGACTGGCTGGGGGCAGTAGAGGGTGCTTTGGTAAAGCCAAGAAAGAGCAATTAACCCGGTGTGGGAGGTTGGAAATAGCTGCCCTATTTggtctggggaggggggaagggagccTTGTGGCTGGACGGTATGGGAGAGAATGACCAGAAATGAGTGAAGTAAAAGTTCCCTCAGGCTGAAGTGTGGAGAACAGATTCACCTATCCTCTTCCCACCATCCCACACGCTTTTCCCCTCTCATACCTATCTTCCCCTGCCTGGGCTACATACAGACAGGTGACAGACAGATCCATGGATGCCAGTGGGAAGCATTGCAGTCTGGGCATGGAGAAGCTGTGCTTCCACCGCACTCACCCTCACACTCACTCTCACAGTGACACTCCTGCCCTGCTGCAGCTGGGTCAAGTCTGGTGCACGGGAACAGGAGGCCTGGTCCCCAGGGCTTCAGTAATTCACATCCCTTCACTCAGATGCAGGGCTCTGTCTGTTGTATACTAAAGAATTTGGCTTTTGTCCCTGTTCCTGAGAGGGAGACTCTAAATCTTTGGAATATCTCAAGTAATACGCGTGTCTTTGTTATCTATGAGCCCTTTGGGTCACACCTGAGTTGATGCTAAGAGATGAGGTGACTTGGGATGAGGCCTGGTCAGCAGAAAGACCAACCATATCATTGCAGAATTGGGGCTTTGAGCCAGTCCATCAGAGGAGATCGAGTCATGTTGCCAACAATTCATTCATGCCTATGTATGAAATCtcagtaaaaactctggacaccaaagCTCATGGAacttcctggttggtgaacacattgATGTACTGGGAGGGTGACATGCCCTCTGTGTCTCCATGGAGAGAGAGCATGGGAGCTCTGCGCTGAGACTCTCCTTGTGTGTCTTTTCATTTGGATGTTCCtgatatatatactttataaaaaaCTAGTtgtcagggtttccctggtggcccagtggttgagagtccgcctgccgatgcaggggacacaggttcgtgccccggtccgggaaagtaccacatgccgcggagcggctgggcccgtgagccatggctgctgagcctgtgtgtccggagcctgcgcgtccggagtctgcgtgtccggagcctgtgctccacaacgggagaggccacgacagtgagaggcccatgtacagcaaaaaaaaaaaaaaaacaaacaaaaaagtagttGTCAGTATAGCacttctgagttctgtgagtcattctagtgaaCTATTGGACCTGAGGGGGGTTTGAAGACCTCTGGACTTGTAGCTAGTTAGGCAGAAATGCAGGTGGCCTGGGGACCCCACTTGTGACTGGCATCTCAAGTGGGGGCAGGCTTGTTGGGACTGTGCCCTTAAACCTGTGAAGTCTAACACTAGCTCTGGGTTGTTAGTGTCTGAATTGAATTGCAGTACATGAGTTGGTAGCCGAATACCTTTCCACTGAGTGCACTCCCCACTGTCTCCATCTATCTagaacattttttccctttcataactcCTCAGTAGTCTCCCTGTCCCCACTTCCCGCTCTTTGTCTTTAGCTCTGAGAACCTCAGCGCTCAACATTTTGGACAAGGGAAGGGAGTTGCATTGTCCCTGTTAGGGGAAGGTTTGCAGTGTCGTCCTCTTGAAGGCATTTGAACATCAGTTTTAAGGCTAGGGGTCAGAGCTTGGTTCAGGATTAGAGGTCAGAGCAAGGTGGAGGGGACCTCCCTCTTTCCCAGGTTTCTCCTTACTCCCACCTCTTCTCTGTGGTCCTAAGACTACTGGAGTGGGAAAGATGGGACCCAGCTGGTCCCCCAGATTCCCTGAGGACAATCACAGGTAGCAGGGTAAGGCTGGAGAAGATCTCCTCCCAGGTCTCCCTAGGCCTATCACAGTGACTACACATCCATCATCTGAGACCTACTCCTCTCTTCGACAAGCAGGGCTAAAGGGAAAGTTCTTTGGAAGCAGGTCCAGCTCCCATATCGCACATCTCAGGACTCTAGGGCTTCACCCTCCTGGCCCAGCCAGTACTGTCCCTCTCCCACATTATTTTCCTGTGCCCAAAACTGAGTCAGAGAATTATCGATAGCATGAGGGGAACCTGGCTTAAAACACCCCCTTCTGCCATGCCTTCCCTATCCTGGGAATTGAGAGGGGATTTCTGAGGAGAGGGGCTGGTTAACTCACAGGGACACAAGGAAACTAGAGATGAGGGAGGGGAGCAAGTGTTTCCCCCACCTGATGAGAGGGACCCAAGAGACAGAGACCAGAGGAGGAGACCCCTCAGGAGACACCAATTGTGGAGCGCTATTCTGTTTCCCATTCCCAGCCCTAGAGCATATGATATGACAAACTTAACTGTGAGCCCTTTTTTGTCTGCCTTTTCtttccatcatccatccatttatcaaCTGATCGATCCGTCCATCCATGTGTCCATATGTCTCCCCATCTTTGTCTCTTCATCAGTCCATTTTCCCATCTTTCCTTTCATCTATCTTTTCACaccttcttcttcatttattcatctgtatGTTTAACCATTAGCTGTCTATTTAAtgcatccattcatctatttatcaGTTATGGTAATAATGAACATTTGTTGATACTTAAGTGCCATGCACCATGCTAAATGCTCTAAAATCATTTTCTCATGACAAATCTATGAAGTAGAATGCTGTGAGTGATGCTTTTGTTCATGCAGACACTTTTTTATACTCCTTTTCCTGGTTCCTTTAGGGAATTTCTCTCTCACTTCACGTAGTCTTGGTGGCTGTGTTCACCATAGTGATCTGATCAGAGTACTCCATTCCCTGGCCACTGTAATATATTGAAGAACTGAGTATGTGTCACAAGCACAGTTCAAAGCTTTTCATGAGCTTTGATGTTAGGAGAAAGAGGTCCTCTGTTTTGGATCACTCACTATACAAATGTGGACTTGAGGCTTCCAGTGGCCATATTTTCTGCTGCTAGAAGATCACCTGTCTATAACAGGAATGAGGCCTCCACATAAAAAGAATTAGAGAGAAGTCAAGTTAAAAGATGGAGATAACATCATTTGCATCCCTGGGTCCAACCAGTGCTGAAGTAGACCAAATCTTGATCTAGTTATGTGATATGACAAATTTAACTTTTTGCTTAAGCTACTTTAAGTTAGGTTTTTGTCATTTGCAATAGAAAGAGCCCTAGATAATGATCAttgtattattatccccattttacagatgaggaaactaagatccaGAAAGATTAATTTACCCAATGTTTCATCGCTTATAAATGGCAGAACATTGGTACATATTTGGAGCAAAACTCTGATATACTACCCATATATGTCTGCCCATCTGTTGGTTcaatccatccatctatccatccatcccagttatttatttatctgacCATCCTTCAATGCTAAGACACCAAAGGCAAGCAGACTTGCCAACTCCAATTTGAGGCTGGGTTTGGATCAGAGGTTAGcaaaatttttgttaaatgttCAGCTAATAAATAAGGTTTTGTAGGCCATACTGTCTCTGTAGTCACTTCTTAGCTTTGCTGTTATAGccccaaagcagccatagacaatatgtaaatgaacagGCAtggctatattccaataaagttttatttacaaaaacaggcagcaggctggctgggccatagtttgccaatcaCTGATCTGGATCAGTGGGGAAGACACATACGTTCTGTCATTGTTGGGAACATGAGTAGGGAATGGAAACTTATATTCCTTGCATTTGCCATTACTAATGTAGTGGAAACAACAGGGTTTTTATACTCAAACTCTTGTATTTGAATCCGGTTTTAGAACCCTGGACAGTCGAGGGAACgggatctgtaaaatgggaataatatgtATCTTGTGAGGTAGTCCATGTGCCTGACTCACAGTGGGTGCATTCAGTGGTAGTTAGGTCCATCCCCTTTTCTCATTCATCACCTCCCATATATTACCAGCATCAGGGGGGCTGTCTCTTTTTAGGGTGTCCTGGGATGCAGTGAGGATAGTTCAACCTGGCTTTCTGAGTTCAGGAGCCCAACTTCTAAGAATGCGCTTTCATACGAGTTATATAGATTAAGCTCTTGCAAActccaaatttctctttttagtaGCTCTACCCCAACTCTTCTCCGTACTGTTCCACAACTGTAACCACTCCAGTGCCCAGCAAAACAAAAGGCTCTCTAGTCAACAGACCCCATTAGACTGAGAGGCAGTTTAGGTACCTTCTTTTATTAAGTCCACCATTCATGATATTACCCTGTTCCCCAGGTGGCTTTTTAACAtatttcttccaaaaaaataCTCTTCTCTAGGAGGAAAGATTGTGTCcatgtgtgtctttgtgtctgtgtGCCCATGACGGTTTGTGTGtaattgtgtatgtgtgtctatatgtcCCCTTGTGTCCGTACTGTGATTATATGCTTAAATGTCTGTGGTGTGTCCTTGGTAGATGTGAGTGATTGGCACTGTGTTTGATtatatgcctgtgtgtgtgtgtgtgggtatggcTGTATGTGTGTGGGTAAGGGTGTCCCcacttttgtgtttgtgtgtatatgtgtgttctGTTTAATCCATCCCATTGTGGCTCTCAACCTCACAAGGCCTGCAGGGGGCATCCAGTGCATAGGGAAAGGGGATGCGAGGCTCCTGGCCTGTGCTCCAACCTCATGGGGCCTGCAGAGGGCATCTAGTGTCTAGAAAAAAATGGGTTGTGTGGCCTGTGGAAGTGGAGCTCTGGTCTGAGGAGCCTGGGCTCTCTTATTCCAGAAAGGAGCTGGAAATGGGCAAGAAGCCTGATGACTCAGCTTCTGAAAGTCCCTGATCCTAGGAGGGGGTCTGCTTCACCCCGCAAATCCTTCTCCAAACCCTCTGTCCATATCCAGAGGGTCCCGGCCCAGCCTGCAGGGCAGAGCTTGTCCCTTTAGTCCAAGTGTGGGTAGGATATTGCACAGCACTTCTGGAGGTGACTGGACATCAGGATTGGGGGAAGTCTTGAGCAACAGTAcaccctccttctctgcctcctgccctcagcAGCTTGAAGGACTGCCTCAGCCACTGCCAGGATTTCCTGAACATCCCCTCTCCTTCATTTTCTGCAGTTTGGGCCACTCTGGGCCCCAGGGTTTCTGGGCCTGGACTGAGCTTTCTCAGGAGACATGCAGGAAACAAGGGCCTCTGAAACCAAGCAGAAGGTGACCTGTGTCGCTGGTGATGAGCCTGGGGGGTAGGGGGGCCAGAGGGAAGGCAAGGGAAGCTACATGTAACAGGGAGCTCTGCAGAGCCTTGAGGATGGGTGAGGCAGGAGGTAGGACATTCCAGGTGGAATGAACATCAAGCACAGAGGTTCAGGAGGGACAGGGCTTTGTGATTAATCCTGATGTGTGTGAGGCAGCAGAAGGCAAGTGGTGTGAGAAGCTATGTATGTGGGGGTAATCCCTGGGGTACTTGGGATACCTCCTGGTGATGCCATGCTCAGTGGTCAAAGTTCATGGAAGACCCCTGTAACCTTAATCAGGcaggaccaccagggaccagTATTCCCTGGGCATGAGGTTTGGGTCCCTTAGCAGGCATAGAATGTCAACCAGCTGAAGTGCCAGTTGGAGGTAAAGGGAATGAATCATAGAGGAAGTGTGGCAAACAGAATTTAAGATTCCTCCCTCATGGTGTGCATGTCCTGTATAATCTCCTCGCTTTGAGGGGATCCCCTTGGCCTCTTGGCCTGTGAATATGATGGGATATCAGTGATGTGGTTAGGTTATGCTCTATGGCAAAAATgaaggggctttgcagatgtaattaaggactcaaaatcagttgactttgagttaGTCAAAAGGGAGATTaccctgggtgggcctgacctaatcaggtggGTGAGCCCTTTAAAAAAGTGTCTAGGGCTAAGAAATAAACAGCAGCAGCAGATGCTCTCATGTTGCCCTTGGAGAAGCAAACTGCCATGTTGTGAAGAGGGCCATGGAGCAGGGAGATGCAGGCAGCTCTAGGAACTCAGGGCTTCAGTCCTAAAACCACAACTGTCAACACCCAGTGAATTTGGAAGAGGACTCAGAGCCTGAGATGAGATGGCAGCCTGGCTGACATCTGAGATTAGCCTGGTGaggccctgagcagaggacccagttaaCCTGTACCCAGATTGTTGACCCacggaaactgtgagataataaatttgggtTGTTCGAAGCTGCTgaatttgtggtgatttgttacacagcaatagaaaactaatataagaaAGAAGTAATAAATTCTAGTTAAGCCCCAGGACTAGTTTCAGAGCTACTGACTACaacttttattcatatttccttccTGGCTCTGAAATGTCCCCATTTCTTTAACTGactcctcttttctttcatccTCCTTTATTCCATTCTTGAATATAGGTTGTTGTGGTAATATTACTACTACTCACCAAGATTCTGGTTTGCTTCTCCTCCTGGCAGTTGCTCCCTTGAAGTTAGGCATGGAGGTATGACCcactttggccaatgaaatgcaTGTGCCATTTGTGGATAGAAGCATTTAAGGAAGGGTTCCCCTTGCTGTCTTGCCAGGCTGGAGTCAGCACGGAAACATGTGTTGAGATGAAAGAACATGCCAAGAGATCAAAGCAGCCTGGAATGTTGAGCCACCACATGGAGTACAGCTGTGCTAGAGATTGCCTAGACTCACAGCAGGCTTGGTATGTGTGCAGCACAGAATTTTGTTGTGTTCAGCCACTCAGATTTAGGTGTCATTTGTTCTTGCAGCCTCACCCAACCTATCCTGACCAATCAGGTGTGCTGCTGGTGGTCACCAGGTGTTGTAGAATAGAGAGATGAGATTACAGCAAAACTAGAGGAGGAATGGATGTCATTCTGAGTTCTTGGATTTAGATTTGGCTTTTgctatgggctgaactgtgtcccctagaattcatatgttgaagccctaaccctcaatgtgactaTATCTAGAGATAGGGTATTTAGGAAGTAATttaggttaaatgagatcataagggtAGGGCTCTAGTCTTATAGGACTGTGGCCTTCAatgaagaggaagggagagagagatctctgccatgtgaggacctAGTAAGAAGGTGGTCATCTACatgccaggaagagagctctcaatAGAAACCTACCATGCCGGCACCTTGATGTTGAAcatctaacctccagaactgtgagaaaataaatttctgttgtttaagccactcagtccatggtattttattatggcagcccaagcaaagACAGGTGTGGTAATTGCTAAGGCTCTGAAGAGTCTCTTTTTGGGGAGCAGTGAATCTTTTTGGTTGTATAAACAAAAGTGATCTTATGTTAGGTGACACCCTTAAAATGTTAAGTCTAGGGTTTGGTAAGAAGGATGCATGTTGATGTTGGACAGCCGTAGGGTGGATTATCaaggtatttatcttttttttcactGCCCACAGTCTTAACCCCTTTCTGTGTTTGAGGAATTTCTTATTATATTAGTCTTACTTACGAGTAGATGTTGCCTTCCATCGTAGAATCCCCAAAGGATTACATTCAGCTCCCTGAATCCCAAGAAGATATCTGTCTCGCTTACTATTGTACCGTcagcacccagaacagtgcctggcgtgAATAACTATTTCTGGGTTCCAGACAGTGATGTAGCGTCACTTTAAACACAAGGGTTTGCCAGGGCTGGGACTCTATGTCATGGCAGCCCTAAGACCACTGGGGACCCTGTGTTAACAGATGCTCTGACACTTAGGGCTGCCATGCCAAGAGGTGCCATTTACATAGACTACATGGAAAACGGTGTTCCTGGAGTGGTGCATCGCTGCTGTCCTGCCTGATGGGCTTGGGTGTTCCTGACAGTGATAGGATTTCCCAAGAGGAATGGTGGCCTGATAGTAATGGGGGGACCTTGACATGAATGGGGCTCCTGTCAGCAGTGGGGACGCCAATAGGTGATGGGATGTCCTGCCAGGATTCCTGAATTGATGGAGAGCTTTACAGTGTTGGGTCCCTGGTAGGAAGGGGTGTCTTCCTCTTGGGGGAGGATCCTTGAAGTGATggtctgacaggtatgaggtcgGCAAGGTGATTGTGGTTTTGATGGTAATGGGTCCAGATTTCCAGTGAGTGCGATTTTGAGATCCAGAACTctggggggtggtgggtggggggtgggtccTGTTGTCTGATAGGGCAGTGTCGAAGCTGCTGGGGTTACAGCCATCCTACTTCGGCCGGGTTGGAGCCCAGGGCAGCTCAGGTCTTATGCTTCCCCTCCGGAGCCATGGAAGACTCAAAGGTCCTAGGAATAGAAGTGGGCTGGGAGGTCTGACTCCCCCATCTACTCTGATCCTCAGAGGTTCCACCCCATGCTTGGCCCCTCAGGAGATGGAAGCAGCCCTCAGAAGCAGGTCCTTCAGGATCTGATCCGACGCTTGCAGTCCTCAGAAGCTCTGCCCTGCAGGGGCCCCAGCCAGGCTGGCTCAGAGGCCCCCTGAGAGGCCCAGTCCTTCCAGAAGTCTCGCCCACAGACCCCTAGTCCTTCCCCTATCCCTGCCCTCCAGATCCCAACCCTGCCCtccattcctcctttcctttcaacATTACCAGGTCCTGGCCTTTGCTCTTCCCCTGGGAATGGAGGTAAGAAGGTGGGCATAGTTGTAGGCTGAGCCCTTTCTCCACTGCTCCACTCCTGGAAAAACTGAGGCCTGAGCAGACCTTGAGAACCTGTGCCCActtcctcctggaggctctggggaagcaGGCTCCCCTTCTGCTGGAGAGGCCGGCCCAGGAGGCCTCCAAGGGGCATATCTGTGTCTGAGCTCAAGCACTGGGGTCCTGCCTGAGACCTTCagcttcttctcttgttttttcccCAGCTCTTCCTAGGAAGCCAAGCCTTTCTACCTCATCTGGacatcccagcccccagccctcagccTAAGTGCTACCCGTCAGGCAGACGGGCTGCAGTCTCAGCTTTGCCACTCACCAGCTGCGTGGACTTGGGAGATCActctacctctctgtgcctccatttcctcatacATAGAATGGGACTAGTGATCCCCACCTCGCAGGGTTGTTTGAGGATGCAATGATAATGCACATAAAGGACTCAGCTTGGAGCCTGCACATGGTCAGCACCTCAAAGGAACGGTTTTCCCTGTTCTCTGAGGGCCACTTCCTCAGACCTGCACCTGCTGTACTATTTCCCATTTTcatttaggaggtggatcaactCAGAGAGGTGGTATGTGCGGTAGCTAAGAGTCAGATTCTGGAGCCCGTCTGCCCAGCcaggagccccagctctgccactttacCGGCCATCCAGCctgggtaagttatttaacctctgcacctcagtttcctcagctgcaacACAGGAATGATAATAGTGCTTAAAGCAGTGCCCAGCACCTAGTAAGCACTAGTGGTGATATAGCTAGTACTACAGAGCCAAGCCCTCCCACGTGGACAAAGCCTCAGGAGGCATCACGAAAGTTCTCTGACCAGAAAAGTGCCTGTTTCTTCTGACAGAGGGCCTCTTGGAGGAAACTCCCCACTTGGGAGTCCTGCTCCCTTGTGAAGCTCTTATTCCCAAGgttttctggctgtttctgaGTTTCCCGGAGGCCGGAGAAGGGGGTATGTCGTGGAGGCTTGCCGAGAAATTGAACATGAGATGATGAAAATCTGATCAAAACCGTATGGAGCTGGCTCTGACCAAACACTTAGCCATGTAACTGAGAGAGCCCCCATCCCGAGAACTGGATGTGCTCCAGGTGTGAGCGGTGGTGGGGTAATCGTGGGAAAGGGTCATGTTCAATTCCATTTTCTGTTACTCAGATGTGTACTAGGCCTtgttctgtgccaggccctgggcagagCAATGTTGGCAGTTCCCTGGGAACTCTATCagggagcctttttttttttttgggctgagAGGCTTGTgtgatctcagt
This region of Delphinus delphis chromosome 6, mDelDel1.2, whole genome shotgun sequence genomic DNA includes:
- the LOC132427453 gene encoding uncharacterized protein, with the translated sequence MSGLRRYEVALEAEEEIYWGCFYFFPWLRMWRRERSSAHPREQKLEPLRGLMSCLSSGLGTAPQRSGRSLPRRTPAATAQPAGALKI